One window from the genome of Salvelinus sp. IW2-2015 linkage group LG30, ASM291031v2, whole genome shotgun sequence encodes:
- the LOC111955314 gene encoding transmembrane protein 65, with product MFKLCLQRTLGYTVSSRAVLESVTAGKVLKVSHVQSCWMGTLGLNEQREHLNSPKRAKEFIYSLHPKERTCLLKELQSFESIAIAQETQETSPLTQAQIRYVLLHNAIPFIGFGFLDNAIMIAAGTQIELSIGVTFGLSTMAAAALGNLVSDLAGLGLAGYVEILASRLGMQVPDLTPKQADMWQTRVSSHMGKGIGVTIGCILGMFPLLFLGDDEDEHKKKEAQTNTPNS from the exons ATGTTCAAGCTTTGTCTTCAGAGAACTCTAGGATACACAGTCTCATCAAGGGCAGTGCTGGAAAGTGTCACTGCCGGAAAGGTTTTGAAGGTGTCCCACGTGCAAAGCTGTTGGATGGGAACGCTCGGACTCAACGAGCAGCGGGAGCACCTGAACTCTCCAAAAAGAGCAAAAGAATTCATCTACAGCCTTCACCCCAAAGAAAGAACATGTTTACTCAAAGAACTGCAGAGCTTTGAGTCCATAGCTATAGCACAAG AGACGCAAGAGACTTCACCGCTTACTCAAGCTCAGATCAGATACG TGCTCCTACACAATGCAATCCCCTTCATTGGTTTTGGCTTCCTGGACAATGCCATCATGATTGCGGCA GGAACCCAGATTGAGTTGTCTATAGGGGTCACCTTTGGACTATCGACCATGGCAG CTGCAGCTCTTGGGAACCTGGTTTCAGACCTGGCTGGACTTGG TCTTGCAGGATACGTGGAAATCCTAGCTTCCAGGCTAGGGATGCAGGTTCCTGACTTGACCCCCAAGCAGGCAGACATGTGGCAGACCAGGGTTAGCTCCCACATG GGAAAAGGCATTGGAGTCACAATCGGATGCATTCTCGGAATGTTCCCCCTGCTATTCCTAGGGGATGATGAAGATGAGCACAAGAAAAAAGAAGCACAAACAAACACCCCAAACTCTTAA
- the LOC111954840 gene encoding NADH dehydrogenase [ubiquinone] 1 beta subcomplex subunit 9-like, which translates to MVSRSLAFLRDGHVFYFAKREQCKNLREQSWDREVQELQGVTPAIGPKSEALPPARKDGDLPPLWWQYVTLPRERPV; encoded by the exons ATGGTGTCTAGATCACTGGCATTCCTCAGAGACGGCCATGTATTCTACTTTGCCAAGAGGGAGCAGTGYAAGAACCTGCGAGaacagagctgggacagagag GTCCAGGAGCTGCAGGGAGTGACCCCTGCCATTGGGCCCAAGTCGGAGGCCCTACCCCCAGCCCGCAAGGACGGCGACCTGCCCCCTCTGTGGTGGCAGTACGTCACCCTCCCCAGGGAGCGCCCCGTCTAA